One Candidatus Eisenbacteria bacterium DNA window includes the following coding sequences:
- a CDS encoding NmrA/HSCARG family protein: MTKDRTILITGVTGHQGGAVAQALRGAGFHLRGLTRKPDSEQAAALKRQGVDVVQGDLDDEASLRRALSGAGGVFGVQNTWEAGVEREEAQGKRLATLAREAGVEHFVYSSVGSAHKRTGIPHFDNKWRIEETVRGLRFPSHVILRPVFFMENLVAPYSLQGSTLAVALGPGTKLQMIAVDDIGWFGARAFTDAAALNRREIDLAGDVRTMPAAAEIFTNALGRPIAFAQTPIEQVRQFSEDTALMLEWFERVGYSADIAGLEREFGRTLTKLPDWAAKIEVPK; the protein is encoded by the coding sequence ATGACGAAGGATCGAACGATTCTCATCACGGGAGTGACCGGCCATCAGGGCGGTGCGGTCGCGCAGGCGCTGCGCGGCGCCGGGTTCCATCTGCGCGGCCTGACGCGCAAGCCAGACAGCGAGCAGGCGGCGGCGCTGAAGCGCCAGGGCGTCGACGTCGTCCAGGGCGATCTCGATGACGAGGCGTCGCTGCGCCGTGCGTTGTCCGGCGCCGGGGGCGTCTTCGGCGTGCAGAACACGTGGGAAGCGGGCGTCGAGCGGGAAGAGGCCCAGGGCAAGCGCCTTGCGACGCTGGCGCGCGAGGCCGGCGTCGAACACTTCGTCTACTCATCCGTGGGCTCGGCGCACAAGCGGACGGGGATCCCGCACTTCGACAACAAGTGGCGGATCGAGGAAACCGTGCGCGGTCTTCGCTTCCCCTCGCATGTGATCCTGCGCCCGGTGTTCTTCATGGAGAACCTTGTGGCGCCCTACAGTCTCCAGGGCTCCACGCTGGCCGTGGCGCTCGGGCCAGGCACGAAGCTACAGATGATTGCGGTGGACGACATCGGCTGGTTCGGCGCGCGTGCGTTCACCGATGCCGCCGCCTTGAACCGCCGCGAGATCGATCTCGCCGGTGACGTACGAACGATGCCGGCGGCGGCGGAGATCTTCACGAACGCGCTCGGTCGGCCGATTGCTTTCGCGCAGACGCCCATCGAACAGGTCCGGCAGTTCAGCGAGGATACGGCGCTGATGCTGGAATGGTTCGAGCGCGTCGGCTACAGCGCCGACATCGCCGGCCTGGAACGCGAGTTCGGCCGCACGCTCACGAAGCTGCCGGACTGGGCTGCCAAGATCGAGGTCCCTAAGTGA
- a CDS encoding winged helix-turn-helix transcriptional regulator, translating into MSAGSRVDAPGLWIVLMRCHHALSKIAEGSIEDSGLGLTDFVALEALLHKGPQTITEIQSRVLLASGSMTAAVDRLEEKGLIRRTSAPGDRRVKVLKLTPAGKRIAETAYGRHAAELESAMSVLNPTEKQQLRAILKKLGLFAAGVGAKEAGDGHG; encoded by the coding sequence ATGAGCGCCGGCTCCCGCGTGGACGCACCTGGCCTCTGGATCGTTCTGATGAGGTGCCATCACGCGCTGAGCAAGATCGCGGAGGGCAGCATCGAGGACTCCGGGTTGGGCCTCACGGATTTCGTGGCGCTCGAAGCACTCTTGCACAAAGGTCCGCAGACGATCACCGAGATCCAGAGCAGGGTACTGCTCGCGAGCGGCTCGATGACCGCGGCGGTCGATCGACTGGAGGAAAAGGGCCTCATACGGCGGACATCGGCGCCGGGAGACCGAAGGGTCAAGGTGTTGAAGTTGACACCGGCCGGCAAGCGGATCGCCGAAACGGCTTACGGTCGCCACGCCGCGGAGCTCGAATCCGCCATGAGTGTTCTGAATCCGACGGAGAAACAGCAGCTTCGCGCCATCTTGAAGAAGCTGGGACTATTTGCGGCCGGTGTCGGTGCGAAGGAGGCGGGTGACGGCCATGGTTGA
- a CDS encoding DoxX family protein has translation MFRKLIATDDNPATLILRLVLGVVFFAHGAQKLLGWFGGPGYSGTMGMFTGYLHIPAPLAFLAIAAEFFGGLGLILGFLTRIAAFGIAVNMLVAIATVHHSYGFFMNWAGTQKGEGFEYHLLVLAITAYLIIRGAGAFSVDRAIATASPLAQPRSARA, from the coding sequence ATGTTCCGCAAGCTGATAGCTACGGATGACAATCCGGCGACCCTCATTCTACGTTTGGTGCTCGGAGTCGTCTTTTTCGCGCATGGCGCGCAGAAGTTGCTGGGTTGGTTTGGCGGCCCCGGCTACTCGGGAACGATGGGAATGTTCACCGGTTACCTTCATATCCCCGCGCCGCTCGCGTTCCTGGCCATCGCGGCCGAGTTCTTCGGCGGCCTGGGACTCATTCTGGGATTCCTGACTCGGATCGCAGCCTTCGGCATCGCCGTCAACATGCTGGTCGCCATCGCGACGGTGCATCACTCCTATGGTTTCTTCATGAATTGGGCCGGGACGCAGAAGGGCGAGGGCTTCGAGTACCACCTGTTGGTCCTGGCGATCACGGCCTATCTCATCATCCGCGGGGCAGGCGCGTTTTCGGTCGACCGCGCGATCGCGACAGCATCGCCGCTGGCACAGCCCAGGTCGGCTCGCGCATGA
- a CDS encoding tetratricopeptide repeat protein, which yields MPSALSDGPGSRILGPAMGLSPGTRFGPYQIVAPLGAGGMGEVYRARDTRLQREVAVKTLPVAFSSDPDRLHRFIREARVLASLNHPNIDAIYGLEELPSGERFLILELIEGETLAERLKRGALGIPEALKVCGAIAEALEAAHERGVIHRDLKPGNVMLTSRGTVKVLDFGLARHSGLSAESEATISATTMLRTETGLVLGTPGYMSPEQVRGAEQDRRTDIFAFGCVLLECLTGRRAFQGLTAADAMVAVLTVEPPWSALPPDTPRQIRELLARCLEKDPQQRLRDIGDARIEIEKARGTRQAAATAGAPPHNLPKELTSFVGRERELSECRALFGETRLFTLAGVGGCGKTRLALKLAESLLEEHPDGTWFVELAPLSDPERVPLAVAAALGVREEPGRPILDSLARHLTDKRTLVVLDNCEHVLAACATLSERLLTSAADLKLLVTSREGLGVKGERPYPVLSLSVPGPDLERDPRAVGASDAARLFVDRARFVAPDFRLTEKTAPAVAEICRRLDGIPLAIELAAARVKVLSVDQIRAKLDDRFRLLTGGSKTALPRHQTLRATIQWSYDHLAPEEQRLVRLLAVFAGGWALDAATAVAGDGADEFEVLDLLTHLVDKSLVVVEREAGGEARYRMLETVRQYAQERLNEAGEAGEARTRHLDFFLASAVEADSEIMGPEQTKWVARLERDHENVLSGHTWCDRAEGGAEKGLQLVAATRAFWHSRGLNELGLRVMREALGRKGAESPTRVRAVVLSGAGWFACRLSLYAEAHSLLEESLSISRALGDTAVTATSLRRLGIVAHEQGYSAEARGFYEESITISRQIGDKHLLCWGLNNLATIFMDEGAFEAAGSLVEEALTLEREVGNPWGVAILLMNLADVAIQRGDLGAARGRLVESAALAEETGASWVGQGVLNTVAQLAATLGEGAFAARLFGVSEVLRERMGERRSAADEQRIAPLMARARSELGESAFAAAYAAGGSLSYQDAIAEARAWLEQR from the coding sequence ATGCCTTCTGCCTTGAGCGATGGACCGGGAAGTCGCATTCTAGGCCCTGCCATGGGCCTTTCCCCCGGGACCCGCTTCGGGCCCTACCAGATCGTCGCGCCGCTCGGCGCCGGCGGGATGGGCGAGGTCTACCGCGCGCGGGATACGCGGCTACAGCGCGAGGTGGCGGTGAAGACGCTTCCGGTGGCGTTCTCCTCCGATCCCGACCGGCTCCATCGCTTCATCCGCGAGGCGAGGGTTCTCGCCTCGCTCAATCATCCGAACATCGATGCGATCTACGGGCTCGAGGAGCTTCCTTCCGGGGAGCGGTTTCTAATTTTGGAACTGATCGAAGGAGAAACGCTGGCTGAGCGTCTGAAGCGCGGGGCGTTGGGCATTCCAGAGGCGCTCAAAGTCTGTGGGGCGATCGCGGAGGCCCTGGAGGCGGCGCACGAGCGCGGCGTGATTCACCGGGACCTGAAGCCCGGGAATGTGATGCTGACCTCGCGCGGCACGGTGAAGGTATTGGATTTTGGCCTCGCCCGGCATTCCGGGCTCTCAGCCGAGAGCGAAGCGACGATCTCCGCCACGACCATGCTTCGCACCGAGACGGGACTGGTGCTGGGCACGCCGGGGTACATGAGTCCGGAGCAGGTGCGAGGCGCGGAGCAGGATCGGCGCACGGACATCTTCGCTTTCGGATGCGTGCTCCTCGAGTGCCTGACGGGACGCCGCGCGTTCCAAGGCTTGACCGCGGCGGACGCGATGGTGGCGGTGCTGACGGTGGAGCCCCCGTGGTCGGCTCTCCCCCCTGACACGCCCCGGCAGATCCGTGAGCTCCTCGCTCGTTGTCTCGAGAAGGATCCCCAGCAGCGGCTTCGGGACATAGGCGACGCGCGGATCGAGATTGAGAAGGCGCGCGGGACGCGGCAGGCTGCGGCGACCGCCGGAGCGCCGCCGCACAATCTCCCGAAGGAGCTAACGAGCTTTGTGGGTCGGGAAAGGGAGCTTTCGGAATGTCGGGCGCTTTTCGGAGAGACCCGCCTTTTCACCCTCGCGGGGGTCGGAGGGTGCGGCAAGACGCGTCTGGCGCTCAAGCTTGCGGAGAGTCTGCTCGAGGAGCATCCGGATGGGACATGGTTCGTTGAGTTGGCGCCGCTTTCCGATCCAGAGCGCGTGCCCCTCGCCGTGGCGGCGGCTCTGGGGGTCCGGGAGGAGCCCGGAAGGCCGATCCTGGATTCGCTGGCTCGGCATCTCACCGACAAGCGCACCCTCGTCGTGTTGGACAACTGCGAGCACGTGCTCGCGGCGTGCGCGACCCTTTCGGAGCGGCTCTTGACTTCGGCGGCGGACCTCAAGCTCCTGGTGACGAGCCGTGAAGGTTTGGGAGTGAAGGGAGAGCGCCCCTACCCCGTGCTCTCGCTTTCGGTGCCGGGCCCCGACCTGGAGCGCGATCCTCGTGCGGTCGGAGCGTCCGATGCGGCGCGGCTCTTCGTTGATCGGGCGCGGTTCGTGGCACCCGACTTCCGGCTCACGGAGAAGACCGCTCCCGCGGTGGCCGAGATCTGCCGGCGGCTCGACGGCATCCCGCTCGCCATCGAGCTGGCAGCCGCGCGGGTGAAGGTGCTCTCGGTGGATCAGATCCGCGCAAAACTGGACGACCGATTCCGGCTTCTCACGGGCGGGAGCAAGACGGCACTCCCTCGGCACCAGACGCTTCGGGCGACGATCCAATGGAGCTACGACCATCTGGCTCCGGAGGAGCAGCGCCTCGTTAGGCTGCTCGCGGTCTTCGCGGGCGGCTGGGCGCTCGATGCCGCCACGGCCGTCGCCGGCGACGGGGCGGACGAGTTCGAGGTCCTGGACCTCCTTACGCATCTTGTGGACAAGTCGCTGGTGGTGGTGGAGCGGGAAGCAGGCGGTGAGGCTCGGTACCGGATGCTCGAGACAGTGCGGCAGTACGCGCAGGAGAGGCTGAATGAGGCGGGCGAGGCGGGCGAGGCGCGCACGCGGCATCTCGACTTCTTTCTCGCATCGGCCGTAGAGGCGGATTCTGAAATCATGGGGCCGGAGCAAACCAAGTGGGTCGCTCGTCTCGAGCGGGATCACGAGAATGTACTTTCGGGGCACACTTGGTGCGATCGTGCGGAGGGGGGAGCGGAGAAGGGGCTTCAGCTCGTGGCAGCAACGCGAGCATTCTGGCATAGCCGCGGGCTCAACGAGCTAGGGCTTCGGGTGATGCGGGAGGCACTGGGGCGAAAGGGGGCGGAGTCGCCCACGCGGGTTCGAGCCGTGGTGCTATCCGGGGCGGGATGGTTCGCCTGCCGTCTGAGCCTCTACGCAGAGGCTCATTCTCTATTGGAGGAGAGCCTCTCGATCTCGCGTGCCCTTGGGGACACGGCCGTCACTGCGACGTCGCTTCGGCGGCTTGGGATTGTGGCTCATGAGCAGGGATACTCCGCTGAGGCGCGCGGGTTTTACGAGGAGAGCATCACGATCTCCCGGCAGATTGGGGACAAACACCTGCTTTGTTGGGGGCTCAATAACCTGGCCACGATATTCATGGACGAGGGGGCGTTTGAGGCAGCCGGGTCTCTCGTTGAGGAAGCCCTGACCCTCGAACGGGAGGTGGGGAATCCTTGGGGGGTCGCCATCCTGCTCATGAACCTTGCCGATGTCGCGATTCAACGGGGTGATCTCGGGGCAGCGCGCGGAAGACTCGTAGAGAGTGCCGCGCTCGCCGAGGAGACCGGTGCGAGTTGGGTGGGGCAGGGCGTATTGAACACGGTCGCGCAGTTGGCCGCGACTTTAGGCGAGGGCGCGTTCGCGGCGCGCCTATTCGGAGTCTCGGAGGTGCTGAGGGAGCGGATGGGCGAGCGCCGGTCCGCTGCGGACGAACAACGCATCGCGCCCCTCATGGCACGCGCGCGGAGCGAGCTGGGCGAGAGCGCCTTCGCCGCGGCTTACGCAGCCGGCGGCTCTCTTTCATACCAAGACGCCATCGCCGAAGCCCGTGCGTGGCTCGAGCAGCGCTGA